In Lewinellaceae bacterium, a single window of DNA contains:
- a CDS encoding response regulator transcription factor translates to MKKLKCIVVDDEAIARRAMSAYIEKVDELELARAFKNGMEAKAYLADHEVGLLFLDINMPFLNGLELLRVVKNHPPVIFTTAYPEHALESFEFNVVDYLVKPIPFERFLQAVNKALRRVEQESEPAEKFLVLKEGASLVKVRIADISFIEAMQNYIRIHTPGRSYTILMAMKEVMAQLPAADFFQTHRSFIVQLHKVERVDGGELWIGKQEIPISKRCKAEFLERFRELG, encoded by the coding sequence ATGAAAAAGCTGAAATGTATCGTCGTCGACGACGAGGCCATTGCCCGGAGGGCCATGAGCGCCTACATTGAAAAAGTGGACGAATTGGAACTGGCCCGGGCATTCAAAAACGGCATGGAAGCCAAGGCCTACCTCGCCGATCACGAAGTTGGCCTCCTTTTTCTGGACATCAACATGCCCTTCCTGAACGGCCTGGAATTGTTGCGGGTCGTCAAAAATCACCCGCCGGTGATCTTTACCACTGCCTACCCTGAACACGCGCTGGAGAGCTTCGAATTCAATGTGGTGGACTATCTGGTCAAGCCCATCCCGTTCGAGCGGTTTTTGCAGGCGGTCAATAAGGCCCTAAGGCGGGTAGAACAGGAATCCGAGCCGGCAGAAAAATTCCTGGTCCTGAAGGAAGGCGCCAGCCTGGTGAAGGTTCGCATAGCGGATATTTCCTTCATCGAGGCCATGCAGAATTACATCCGCATCCACACTCCGGGCCGCAGCTACACCATATTGATGGCCATGAAGGAGGTGATGGCCCAATTGCCTGCGGCGGATTTTTTTCAGACGCACCGCTCTTTCATCGTGCAACTCCATAAAGTGGAGCGCGTTGATGGCGGGGAGCTCTGGATTGGAAAGCAGGAGATTCCCATCAGCAAACGTTGCAAAGCGGAGTTTCTGGAGCGGTTCAGGGAGTTGGGGTAG
- a CDS encoding histidine kinase has protein sequence MNWNKLLVIFKHLSIWILAILFLRNSSLTWGWAVSSKYDTLIPQLYGAATNAVVFYFTSFYLIPRFFNTHRKREFYAYSTLFLMAISLVEMQADQYVGALYQNRAYLETKGLTWPERLLEGMIYILPINLFYYIIAFVYRIPFDRQQQHEREQQLQREKLEAELKFLKAQIHPHTLFNGLNSVYHLIDFDPPRAKGLVWNLSNALRYQLYESSERFVPLEKEIAYLRQYIALQEVRVDEDAVVEVSFSGEEEGEWLIAPLLFTPFIENAFKYISHHPAKEDNKITVRLEMEGKRLFFECVNTVDANAPRISEVGGIGLENVRSRLQLLYGVDYQLALKNGPGRFEAKLSLPLKAL, from the coding sequence ATGAACTGGAACAAATTGCTGGTTATTTTTAAGCACCTATCCATCTGGATACTCGCCATCCTCTTCCTGAGGAACTCCAGCCTCACCTGGGGATGGGCCGTTTCGTCCAAATACGACACGCTGATCCCTCAGCTTTACGGGGCGGCTACCAATGCGGTGGTTTTCTACTTCACCAGTTTCTATCTGATTCCCCGGTTTTTCAACACGCACCGAAAGAGGGAGTTCTATGCGTACAGCACGCTTTTTCTGATGGCCATTTCCCTGGTGGAAATGCAGGCGGACCAGTACGTTGGAGCGCTTTACCAAAACCGGGCCTATCTGGAGACTAAAGGCCTTACCTGGCCGGAGCGCCTCCTGGAAGGCATGATCTACATCCTTCCCATCAACCTCTTTTACTACATCATCGCCTTCGTCTACCGCATCCCGTTCGACCGGCAACAGCAACACGAAAGGGAGCAGCAACTGCAACGGGAAAAGCTGGAGGCAGAGCTGAAATTTTTGAAAGCTCAGATTCATCCGCACACCTTATTCAACGGGCTGAATAGCGTTTACCACCTCATCGATTTTGACCCGCCCCGGGCCAAAGGGCTGGTGTGGAACCTTTCCAACGCGCTCCGCTACCAACTGTACGAAAGTTCGGAGCGGTTTGTGCCGCTGGAGAAAGAGATCGCCTACCTGCGGCAGTACATCGCCTTACAGGAAGTGCGGGTCGATGAAGATGCCGTCGTCGAGGTTTCCTTCTCCGGTGAAGAGGAGGGAGAATGGCTCATAGCGCCGCTACTCTTCACCCCCTTCATTGAAAATGCGTTCAAATACATCAGCCACCATCCGGCAAAAGAGGACAATAAGATCACCGTCCGGCTGGAAATGGAAGGCAAAAGGCTTTTCTTTGAATGCGTTAATACCGTGGATGCCAATGCCCCCAGGATTTCTGAAGTGGGGGGCATTGGATTGGAGAACGTACGGAGCAGGTTGCAGTTGCTGTACGGCGTTGATTATCAGCTGGCATTGAAAAACGGGCCGGGCCGGTTTGAAGCAAAGCTATCTTTGCCGCTAAAAGCATTGTGA
- a CDS encoding beta-lactamase family protein codes for MNKKVLLLLVCLFAVRLCQAQTPSTRAIIDEYALTLPEQAEIAIGIIQPDTVYRLGFLIKGGKAMPIDNSQRVFEIGSITKTFTGALLMDQVSRGNMKLDDPIAGYLPARDKIKSEKARLVTLKQLLTHTSGLSNGPASFILPYVRAKLFSADNPHRYIKWKHYRKYLRNEKLDFKPGEQWAYNNCGFSLLGHLVAEQEHLPWEELVEQRLFAPLGMHHSYATGEGVPPGLLVQGYDDAGKPAGLWDMDFINPAGSIKSCMDDMLLWISAHLHAAEGSLFDAMKQRYDIPTGWDGNFMGNAWIHRVKDTGHIIWHGGATGAYRAFAAFDDDQKTGVVILTNFSSHHPNMKDEEVKSMIRQYGFRIMESLRAAGQEAGCLEKLLSGE; via the coding sequence ATGAATAAAAAAGTTTTATTGCTGCTGGTTTGCCTTTTTGCAGTTCGCCTTTGTCAGGCTCAAACCCCCTCCACCCGGGCCATCATTGACGAATACGCCCTTACCCTGCCGGAGCAGGCGGAAATTGCCATTGGCATCATCCAACCGGATACGGTTTACAGGCTGGGCTTTCTGATCAAAGGCGGGAAGGCAATGCCCATCGACAACAGCCAACGCGTATTTGAGATCGGATCCATCACCAAAACCTTCACCGGGGCCTTATTGATGGATCAGGTGAGCAGAGGGAATATGAAGCTGGACGACCCCATCGCCGGCTATCTGCCGGCGCGTGATAAGATTAAAAGCGAAAAAGCCAGGCTGGTTACCTTAAAACAACTCCTCACCCATACCTCCGGATTGAGCAACGGCCCGGCGAGTTTTATCCTGCCCTATGTGCGGGCCAAACTTTTTTCCGCCGACAACCCGCACCGCTACATCAAATGGAAGCACTACCGCAAATACCTGCGCAACGAAAAGCTGGACTTCAAGCCCGGAGAGCAATGGGCGTACAACAACTGCGGCTTTTCCCTGCTGGGGCACCTCGTTGCTGAGCAAGAACACCTGCCCTGGGAAGAGTTGGTAGAACAACGCCTGTTCGCCCCGCTGGGCATGCATCATTCCTATGCTACGGGCGAAGGAGTCCCTCCCGGGTTGCTGGTACAGGGCTACGATGATGCCGGGAAGCCGGCGGGCCTATGGGACATGGATTTCATCAACCCGGCGGGTTCCATCAAATCATGTATGGACGATATGTTGTTGTGGATTTCGGCTCACCTGCATGCCGCGGAGGGCAGCTTATTTGATGCCATGAAACAGCGCTACGACATCCCCACCGGCTGGGACGGCAACTTCATGGGCAACGCCTGGATACACCGGGTGAAAGACACCGGGCACATCATCTGGCACGGGGGCGCTACCGGCGCCTATCGCGCCTTCGCCGCTTTTGACGATGATCAGAAAACGGGAGTAGTTATCCTAACCAACTTCAGCTCGCACCATCCGAATATGAAGGATGAGGAAGTGAAGAGCATGATCCGGCAATACGGGTTTCGCATAATGGAATCGCTCAGGGCAGCGGGGCAGGAAGCTGGCTGTTTGGAAAAATTATTGTCGGGTGAATAG
- a CDS encoding ABC transporter permease: protein MLKNYLKIALRNLLREKRYSTINILGLGIGVAVALLLGLYAREEWSFDSFHSKKDRICRVWVKEHYQGEVFFNTVTPVVLAGVLEDNFPEVEKTVQYIQVNNLVKKGSEVSQEQMHVITPSVLEVFDFELLEGDPKDALEGLRKVVLTPAAARKYFGAGPALGQTLSVQLSGQWEEFTVSGIIREAPANSSIQYNMLIPYENMKTLFSDRALTSWTFVYPETYVLLKEGVDAGVLQEKLAPVIDKQVVRIYKAGEYVVGLQPLADIHLNNDYPQGIAAVSDHRYPMILSGIALLVLLLGVVNFVILAIGRSVSRAKEVGIRRVAGALRRQLMQQFWSESAVVTLLAVVVGVLMAQLCLPAFNLITGKSLSIPYTLSSLGLFLSGGLALGLLAGAYPALIVSGFSPLRAIKGGITRLGRGRQMLLRGLVSFQFVLSLCLIICTMVMAFQLQYLQQKNLGFDKEQVVILPYQAAPTADYGTAAIFADGREVESRLRQELDGEPKVLGVAASAHALGFPGWTTLGYTDPSSQQYRDFSYNAVSENYLETMGIGLAAGRSFSADIPSDREKAVVVNESMAGAFGWGDLVGQQLPPPFEGFQLIGILKDFHFHSLHTEIGPLMMGMNPTSLYQVVSDVNYGDLPIPKLALRLAGGDVPATLETIKQAWNKVAPGQPFDFTFLNDALDAQYRAEQHLSTVLFWATGLAILIACLGLFGIATLTTVRRTKEIGVRKVLGASVAQLVFTLNKPITMMVLLASVIAAPIAYLLMQRWLQGFAFHVAINPAWFLLAAALALALAWLSVSWQSVKTARGNPVEALRYE, encoded by the coding sequence CTCAAAATCGCCCTCCGAAACCTCTTGAGAGAAAAGCGCTATTCCACCATCAACATCCTGGGCCTGGGCATCGGGGTGGCGGTGGCCCTGCTGCTCGGCCTGTACGCCCGGGAGGAATGGTCCTTCGATAGCTTTCACAGCAAAAAGGACCGGATATGCCGGGTGTGGGTCAAGGAGCACTACCAGGGGGAAGTGTTTTTCAATACCGTTACGCCGGTGGTGCTGGCGGGCGTATTGGAGGACAACTTCCCGGAAGTGGAAAAAACCGTGCAGTACATTCAGGTAAACAACCTGGTGAAGAAAGGCAGCGAGGTCAGCCAGGAGCAGATGCATGTCATCACGCCTTCTGTGCTGGAGGTTTTTGATTTTGAGCTGCTGGAAGGCGACCCAAAGGATGCCCTGGAAGGGCTGCGCAAGGTGGTGCTTACCCCTGCCGCCGCCCGAAAATACTTTGGGGCGGGCCCCGCTCTGGGGCAAACGCTGTCCGTCCAACTCAGTGGACAATGGGAGGAGTTTACGGTTTCCGGTATTATCAGGGAGGCGCCGGCCAATTCGAGCATACAGTACAACATGCTCATCCCTTATGAAAATATGAAAACCCTGTTCTCTGACCGGGCGCTCACCAGCTGGACGTTTGTATACCCGGAGACCTATGTGTTGCTCAAAGAAGGCGTGGACGCCGGGGTTTTACAGGAGAAACTGGCGCCGGTGATCGATAAACAGGTAGTAAGGATTTATAAGGCCGGAGAATATGTGGTGGGCCTGCAGCCTCTGGCCGATATTCACCTTAACAACGACTATCCTCAGGGCATAGCGGCGGTGAGCGACCACCGGTATCCCATGATCCTCAGCGGCATCGCTTTGCTCGTTTTGTTGCTGGGGGTGGTCAACTTCGTTATCCTGGCCATCGGCCGTTCCGTTTCCAGAGCGAAGGAAGTGGGCATCCGCCGGGTGGCGGGGGCGTTGCGCCGGCAGCTGATGCAGCAGTTCTGGAGCGAATCGGCGGTCGTGACGCTGCTGGCGGTGGTGGTGGGCGTGTTGATGGCGCAATTGTGCCTGCCGGCTTTTAATTTAATCACCGGAAAAAGTTTATCCATCCCGTACACCCTTTCCAGCCTGGGCCTCTTTTTAAGCGGAGGGCTGGCCCTCGGCCTGCTGGCCGGCGCTTACCCCGCCCTGATCGTTTCCGGCTTTTCGCCCCTGCGGGCCATCAAGGGAGGGATTACGAGGCTGGGGCGGGGCCGGCAGATGCTGCTGCGCGGGCTGGTGAGCTTCCAGTTTGTGCTTTCCCTTTGTCTCATCATCTGCACCATGGTGATGGCCTTCCAACTGCAGTACCTGCAACAAAAGAACCTGGGATTTGATAAAGAACAGGTGGTCATTCTGCCGTATCAGGCGGCGCCCACTGCCGATTATGGCACGGCCGCCATATTCGCCGACGGGCGGGAAGTGGAAAGCCGGCTGCGGCAGGAACTCGATGGCGAGCCGAAAGTGCTGGGCGTCGCGGCTTCGGCCCACGCCTTAGGGTTTCCCGGCTGGACTACGCTCGGCTACACGGACCCTTCCTCCCAACAATACCGCGACTTCAGTTACAACGCTGTGAGCGAAAACTATCTGGAAACCATGGGCATCGGGCTGGCGGCAGGCCGTAGCTTCTCCGCAGACATTCCGAGCGACCGGGAAAAGGCCGTGGTGGTCAATGAGTCCATGGCCGGCGCCTTCGGCTGGGGGGACCTGGTGGGGCAGCAGTTGCCACCGCCCTTTGAAGGCTTCCAACTGATCGGCATCCTGAAGGATTTTCACTTCCACTCCCTGCATACGGAAATCGGCCCGTTGATGATGGGCATGAACCCTACCAGTTTATACCAGGTAGTCAGCGATGTCAATTACGGAGACCTGCCGATTCCCAAGCTCGCGCTTCGCCTGGCGGGCGGCGATGTGCCGGCCACGCTGGAAACCATTAAACAAGCCTGGAACAAGGTAGCTCCCGGGCAGCCTTTCGATTTCACCTTCCTCAACGATGCCCTGGACGCCCAGTACCGCGCCGAGCAGCACCTGAGCACCGTCCTGTTTTGGGCCACCGGCCTGGCTATCCTGATCGCCTGCCTGGGCCTGTTCGGCATCGCTACCCTTACTACCGTCCGGCGAACTAAGGAAATTGGAGTGCGCAAAGTTTTGGGCGCCAGCGTGGCTCAGCTCGTCTTTACGTTGAATAAGCCGATCACGATGATGGTGCTGCTGGCCAGCGTCATCGCCGCGCCCATCGCCTACCTGCTGATGCAGCGCTGGCTGCAGGGCTTTGCCTTCCACGTGGCCATCAACCCGGCCTGGTTCCTGCTGGCGGCGGCGCTGGCGCTGGCGCTGGCGTGGCTGTCGGTGAGCTGGCAGTCGGTCAAGACGGCAAGGGGGAACCCGGTCGAAGCACTGAGGTATGAGTGA